The nucleotide sequence CGTAAATGAATATGAATTAGTGCCCCTGACAATAGAAGCAAAAGGCCTCAAAATATTCTTAGATAAGTATCCTGAATATGAAAAAACCATGGGTAAAATATATAAAAATACTTTTGAACTGAATATGGCTAATATAATAGGACTGGCATATATGATGTTCATTGTTTATTATTTGACGCGTCCTTATGTTAAAGAAAAATTCAAAGAGCATAACCCTGATGACTAAATCAAAATTTGTAATCGTATTAACAACCAACGACCACACCTCGATGGCTATGGCGAAATCATTGCTTCAGAGCGCGGGAATAGAATATTATGTTAAGGGCGAGATCCTGGAAGAGCCGGAGAAATAGCGGGGCATGGATATCATAACCCAAAAATTCAATGAGTGGACCGCGGGGAAGGGGCCGAAAGAGGCGCGCATCTCGGTCTATGAGCATATCCGCGACATCCCGTATGCCATCATTCCCGAACTAAGAGATCCGGTCGCCGGGCCACCCGGCCTGATCGAGCAGGGCAGGGGCTCATGCCAGCCGAAGCATTATCTTATGGCCGGGCTATTCGGA is from Candidatus Omnitrophota bacterium and encodes:
- a CDS encoding DUF2007 domain-containing protein, with amino-acid sequence MTKSKFVIVLTTNDHTSMAMAKSLLQSAGIEYYVKGEILEEPEK